A window from Cryptomeria japonica chromosome 1, Sugi_1.0, whole genome shotgun sequence encodes these proteins:
- the LOC131857254 gene encoding putative cullin-like protein 2 encodes MEGLDPLVIAIAKVKQIVEGKVTYGPTEYLEVDYQIYIKCNKVGRSMQSEYEKALKDYIYSSVVPALREKEDELLLTEVVKEWEYYKQMVKILSKFVSFRLTSSNYSIILEPEETARRCFPEIV; translated from the coding sequence ATGGAGGGATTGGATCCTTTGGTAATTGCAATTGCAAAGGTTAAGCAAATCGTCGAAGGGAAGGTCACATATGGCCCTACTGAATATTTGGAGGTTGATTATCAAATCTACATAAAGTGCAACAAAGTGGGTCGTTCGATGCAATCTGAATATGAGAAAGCCTTAAAAGATTATATATATTCATCAGTGGTTCCCGCATTGAGGGAGAAAGAAGATGAGCTTCTTTTGACAGAAGTTGTAAAGGAATGGGAATATtacaaacaaatggttaaaattctATCCAAATTTGTGTCTTTTCGTTTGACCAGTTCGAATTATTCGATAATATTAGAACCCGAGGAAACTGCTCGGAGATGCTTCCCTGAAATAGTCTAG
- the LOC131079694 gene encoding cullin-1-like, whose protein sequence is MVQINKMREGESILDGTLLKNVVCMVWDFGMDYYKDFEVAVFEKTGIYYSRKTASWICEYSCPDYLQKVVEYLRLERETIAMHCVHRSSQTRYLEMVENELLCKHECQLLKEDSDCHPLLQNDKMDDLSEMFNLFSRIDIGIQLMAKIFTLHVSRHGTSLVKHGGQIVAEALKANNGKEVIASVKDQFVRSVIQLNEKYLQCVEEKFMNHCLFKIALMAAFQNFCNQQVAGSSIWELLVTFCDNILTNRNMTYSDVEDALEKVAKIFPCVHDKDMVADFYRKKLADRLLSHRSSNADYEKSMLVKLKFECGRQFTSKMEGMLTDWTLAMKTQSDFEEYLSQNPLHPCSGIEFSVTVLTSVFWPSYNSPESLVLPVEMVRHLESFKEFYNREKMNRRLTWKHSLATCIIIGRFDQGEIQIVGTPCHASALLLFNETETLSFSQVKSQLNLNVEDTVALLNSLACSKYRILSKLPDTQSVKETDYFEINAKFSCNKRKIRLPPPTANVKENVGKSVFQDSHHMIDASIIRIMKSRETLAHKELVMQCTEQVKDMFKPDMKQIKKRIENLIDREYLERDKENAGMYNYLP, encoded by the coding sequence ATGGTTCAAATTAATAAAATGCGGGAAGGTGAGAGCATTCTTGATGGGACTTTATTGAAGAATGTTGTGTGTATGGTGTGGGATTTTGGGATGGACTACTATAAAGATTTTGAAGTTGCCGTTTTCGAAAAAACCGGCATTTACTATTCCAGAAAGACTGCTTCATGGATATGTGAGTATTCTTGTCCAGATTATTTGCAGAAGGTTGTTGAGTATCTAAGGTTGGAGAGAGAAACCATTGCTATGCATTGTGTGCATCGAAGTAGCCAAACTAGGTATctagaaatggtagaaaatgaactTCTTTGCAAGCATGAATGCCAACTATTGAAGGAAGATTCAGATTGTCATCCATTgttgcaaaatgacaagatggATGATCTTTCAGAGATGTTTAACTTGTTTTCTCGAATAGATATAGGCATTCAACTCATGGCCAAAATATTTACACTGCATGTTAGCAGGCATGGTACATCCTTAGTTAAACATGGAGGGCAAATTGTGGCAGAGGCATTAAAGGCAAATAATGGGAAAGAAGTGATTGCAAGTGTAAAAGATCAGTTTGTGAGGAGTGTTATTCAATTGAATGAGAAATACTTGCAATGTGTGGAGGAGAAATTTATGAACCACtgccttttcaaaattgcactcaTGGCAGCCTTTCAGAATTTTTGCAATCAACAAGTTGCAGGGAGCAGTATTTGGGAATTGTTGGTCACATTTTGTGACAATATTTTGACGAATAGAAACATGACATATTCAGATGTTGAAGATGCCCTTGAGAAGGTTGCAAAGATCTTTCCCTGCGTCCATGACAAAGACATGGTTGCAGATTTTTATAGGAAGAAGCTTGCAGATAGGCTTCTGTCCCATAGAAGTTCAAATGCTGATTATGAAAAAAGCATGTTAGTTAAGTTGAAGTTTGAGTGTGGAAGACAATTTACATCGAAAATGGAGGGCATGCTTACTGATTGGACATTGGCAATGAAAACCCAATCAGATTTTGAGGAATACCTGAGTCAGAATCCTCTTCATCCATGTTCTGGAATAGAATTCTCTGTCACAGTTTTGACATCTGTCTTCTGGCCAAGCTATAATTCACCTGAATCACTTGTTCTTCCTGTTGAAATGGTGAGACATTTAGAGTCATTCAAAGAGTTTTATAACAGAGAAAAAATGAACAGAAGGCTAACATGGAAACACTCTCTGGCAACATGCATTATTATTGGAAGATTTGACCAGGGTGAAATTCAAATAGTCGGAACACCTTGTCATGCAAGTGCACTTCTGTTGTTCAATGAAACAGAGACGCTAAGTTTTTCGCAAGTCAAATCCCAGTTGAATTTGAATGTTGAAGATACAGTTGCATTGCTGAATTCCCTTGCATGTTCCAAATACAGAATCCTAAGTAAATTACCAGATACCCAATCTGTGAAAGAAACAGACTATTTTgaaatcaatgcaaaattttcctGTAACAAGAGGAAGATCCGACTTCCGCCACCCACAGCCAATGTAAAAGAAAATGTTGGGAAGTCTGTGTTTCAAGATAGCCATCATATGATTGATGCTTCGATCATAAGAATTATGAAGAGCAGAGAAACATTAGCTCATAAGGAATTAGTGATGCAATGCACTGAGCAGGTTAAAGACATGTTCAAGCCAGATATGAAACAAATTAAAAAGAGAATTGAAAATCTCATAGATAGGGAATATTTAGAGAGAGATAAGGAAAATGCTGGAATGTACAATTACTTACCTTGA